The Rhodococcus antarcticus DNA segment TGGAGTCCGTGGCCGGCGAGCACGCCAAGGCGCTGGCCGGTGGCGGCGAGCGGTACACCACCCGCCACCACGCCCGCGGCAAGCTCCTGGCCCGCGAGCGCATCGAGCTGCTGCTCGACCCCGGTGCCCCGTTCCTCGAGCTGTCCACCCTGGCGGGCTGGGGCAGCGACTTCACCGTCGGCGCCAGCCTGGTCACCGGGATCGGCGTGATCGAGGGCGTCGAGTGCCTGGTGGTGGCCTCGGACCCCACGGTCAAGGGCGGTGCCAGCAATCCCTGGACGCTGCGCAAGACGTTTCGCGCCAACGACATCGCCCGCACCAACCGGCTGCCGGTGATCACCCTGCTGGAGTCCGGCGGGGCCGACCTGCCCACCCAGGCGGAGATCTTCATCCCCGGCGGTGGCCTGTTCCGAGACCTCACCCGGCTGTCGGCCGCGGGCATCCCCACCATCACCGCGGTGTTCGGCAACGCGACGGCCGGCGGTGCGTACGTGCCGGGCATGAGCGACCACGTGATCATGGTCTCCGGCGCCGCGAACGTGTTCCTGGCCGGCCCGCCGCTGGTGAAGATGGCCACCGGGGAGGACGCCGACGCCGAGACCCTGGGCGGGGCCGCCATGCACGGCGAGACCAGCGGGCTCGCCGACGCGGTCGCCGTCGACGAGCACGACGCCCTGCGGCTGGTCCGGCGCGCCGTCGCCCGGCTGCACTGGCGCAAGCACGGTCCGGACCCGGTGGCCGTGGTGGAGCCCCTGCTGGACGCCGAGGACCTGCTGGGCATCGTCCCGCGCGACCTCCGGGTGCCCTTCGACCCGCGCGAGGTCATCGGCCGGATCGTGGACGGCAGCGCCTTCGACGAGCACAAGCCGCGGTACGGCGCGAGCCTGGTCACCGGGTGGGCGCGGCTGCACGGCTACCCCGTCGGCATCATCGCCAACGCCCGGGGCGTGCTGTTCAGCGAGGAGGCGCAGAAGGCCGCGCAGTTCATCCAGCTCGCCAACGCCCGCGACACCCCGCTGCTGTTCCTGCAGAACACCACCGGCTACATGGTCGGCACCGCCTACGAGCGCGCCGGCATCATCAAGCACGGGGCGATGATGGTGAACGCGGTGGCGAACTCCCGGGTGCCGCACCTGACGGTGACCCTGGGCGCCTCCTACGGGGCGGGCAACTACGGCATGTGCGGACGGGCCTACGAGCCGCGCTTCCTGTTCACCTGGCCGGCCGCCAAGTCCGCGGTGATGGGGCCGGCCCAGCTCGCCGGGGTGCTGTCCATGGTCGCCCGGCAGGCCGCCGCGGCCAAGGGCGCGCCGTACGACGACGAGGCCGACGCCGGGCTGCGAGCCATGGTGGAGAACCAGATCGAGTCCCAGTCGCTGGCGCCGTTCCTCTCCGGGCGCCTGTACGACGACGGCGTGATCGACCCGCGCGACACCCGGACCGTGCTCGGGCTCTGCCTGTCCGCGATCCACTCCGCCCCGGTCCAGGGTGCGGAGCACTTCGGCGTCTTCCGGATGTGACGGTCATGATCGAGAGAATGCTGGTGGCCAACCGCGGGGAGATCGCCCGGCGGGTGCAGGCCGCGTGCCGGGCCCGCGGCATCTCCACCGCCGCCGTCTTCTCCGACCCGGACGCCGGGGCCCGCTTCGTCCTCGAGGCCGACGTCGCCGTGCGGCTGCCGGGCTCCTCACCGGCGGAGACCTACCTGCGGATCGACGCCGTGGTCGCCGCGGCCCTGGCCTGTGGCGCTGACGCGGTGCACCCGGGGTACGGGTTCCTCTCGGAGAACGCCGCGTTCGCCCGGGCCGTGCTGGCCGCCGGGCTGACCTGGGTCGGTCCCACGCCGGAGTCCATCGACGCGATGGGGTCCAAGGTCGCGGCCAAGGCGCTCGTGGCCGCAGCCGGGGTGCCCGTGCTGGCCGAGCTCGATCCCGCGTCGGTGACGGAGGCCGACCTGCCGATCCTGGTGAAGGCCTCCGCCGGTGGCGGTGGACGCGGCATGCGGGAGGTGCACGCCCTGGCCGAGCTCGAGGAGGCGGTGGCGGCGGCGCAGCGGGAGGCGGCCTCGGCCTTCGGTGACGGCACCGTGTTCTGCGAGCCGCTGCTGCGCGGTGCCCGGCACGTCGAGGTCCAGCTCATGGCCGACACCCACGGCACCGTGTGGACCCTGCACGAGCGGGACTGCTCCCTGCAGCGCCGCCACCAGAAGATCGTGGAGGAGAGCCCGAGCCCCGGGGTCGACGCCACCACCCGCACCCGCCTGCACGCCGCGGCCCGCGCGGCCGCCGGGGCCCTGGGCTACGTGGGGGCGGGCACGGTCGAGCTCCTGCTCGGCGACGACGGGCGGCTGGCCTTCCTGGAGGTGAACACCCGCCTGCAGGTGGAGCACCCCGTCACCGAGGCCGTGCACGGGATCGACCTGGTGGGCTGGCAGATCGCCGTGGCCGAGGGGGCCGTGCTCCCCGCGGAACCGCCGGCGGCCCACGGTCACGCGGTGGAGGTGCGGCTGTACGCCGAGGACCCCTCCCAGGACTGGCGGCCGGCCTCGGGCACCCTGCACCGGCTGCACGTGCCCGGGGTGGACACCGAGTTCGGGGTCCCGCCCGGCGCGCACGGCCTGCGCCTGGACAGCGGCGTCGTCGACGGCGACGAGGTCGGGGTGCACTACGACCCGATGCTGGCCAAGCTCATCGCCCACGGCCCCGACCGGGCCAGCGCGCTGCGGCGGCTGGTCACCGCCCTGCGCGGCGCCGAGATCCACGGGCTCACCACCAACCGCGGGCTGCTCGTCGGGCTGCTGACCCACCCCGCGTTCACCACCGGGGGCGTGGACACCGGGTGGCTGGACGCGCGTGACCCCGCGACGCTGGTGGCCGGCCCGGCGCGGGTGGACCTCGCGGTGCTCGCGGCCGCACTGGTCCTGGCCGAGCGGGGCGGGTCCCGGCGCGCCACCCCCACCGGCTGGCGCAACCTGCCCTCGGCCCCGGTCCGCACCACCTTCACCCACGGCGACGACGAGCACGTGGTCGACCACCTCCTGGTGCACGGGCGCCTGCAGAGCGCTGGAGATGTCGACCACGCCGGGGTGGAGCTCGTCAGCCTCACGCCCACCGGCGCCGTCCTCGCCGTCGACGGGGTGCGCCACGCGTTCCGGGTGGCCGTGCACGGTGCGCAGGTGGAGGTCGACTCCCCCCTGGGCGCGGTGAGCCTCCGCTGGCAGGATCCGCTGCCCGAGCCGCGCGCCGTCCTCGCCGCCGGCGCCATGGTCGCGCCCATGCCGGGGGCCGTCGTGCGGGTCAGCGTCACGCAGGGCCAGCTCGTGGCCGCGGGGGACGAGGTGCTGGTGCTCGAGGCCATGAAGATGGAGCACCGGGTGCTCGCCCCCACCGCCGGCACGGTCGCGTCCGTGGCCGTCGCCCAGGGAGACCAGGTCGCCGCGGGCACCGTGCTCGCCGTCGTCTCCGCCGATGTCCCAGAAGATGCAGCAGAACCAGCAGAGGAGCGGGCATGACCAGCTACACGGAGACCTCCGAGCGCCAGCAGCTGCGCGAGCAGGTGTTCAAGCTCGGCAGCACCTTCGGCGGGGAGTACATGCGGGCGTGCACCGCCGAGGGCCGCAAGACCACCGAGCTGTGGGATGCCGTGGCGCAGGCCGGGTACCTCGGCGTCGCCGTGGACGAGCAGTGGGGCGGCGGCGGCGGCGACATCGGCGACCTCGCTGCGGTCATGGAGGAGCTGTCCGCGGCCGGCTGCCCGCTGCTGCTCATGGTGGTCTCGCCCGCGATCTGCGGCACCGTCATCCAGCAGTTCGGCACCGCGGAGCAGAAGGACCGGTGGATGCCCGGCTTCGCCGACGGCAGCCTCACCATGGTCTTCGCCATCACCGAGCCCGACGCCGGCTCCAACTCCCACAACCTCGCCACGAACGTCCGGCACGACGAGGAGACCGGGGAGTGGGTCCTCAACGGGGGCAAGTACTACATCTCCGGGGTGGACGAGGCTAGCCACGTGCTCGTCGTCGCCCGGCACCGGCAGCCCGACGGGACCCTCGGGCTCCCCTCGGCGTTCATCGTGCCCACCGACGCGCCCGGGTTCACCAAGCAGGTCATCCCCATGGACATCGCGATGCCCGAGAAGCAGTTCACGCTGTTCCTCGACGACGTGCGGGTGCCGGCCGACGCCCTCGTGGGTGACGCGACCGCCGGTCTGGCCCAGCTGTTCGCCGGGCTGAACCCCGAACGCATCATGGGGGCGGCCAGCGCACTGGGCATGGCGCGCTACGCGCTGGACAAGGCCACCGAGTACGCCCGCACGCGCCAGGTGTGGTCCACCCCGATCGGGGCCCACCAGGGCATCGCGCACCCGCTGGCGCACTGCGCGATCCAGGTCGAGCTCGCCCGGTTGATGATGCAGAAGGCCGCCGCGCTCTACGTCGCGGGGGAGAAGGGGGCCGGCGAGG contains these protein-coding regions:
- a CDS encoding acyl-CoA carboxylase subunit beta — protein: MVALESVAGEHAKALAGGGERYTTRHHARGKLLARERIELLLDPGAPFLELSTLAGWGSDFTVGASLVTGIGVIEGVECLVVASDPTVKGGASNPWTLRKTFRANDIARTNRLPVITLLESGGADLPTQAEIFIPGGGLFRDLTRLSAAGIPTITAVFGNATAGGAYVPGMSDHVIMVSGAANVFLAGPPLVKMATGEDADAETLGGAAMHGETSGLADAVAVDEHDALRLVRRAVARLHWRKHGPDPVAVVEPLLDAEDLLGIVPRDLRVPFDPREVIGRIVDGSAFDEHKPRYGASLVTGWARLHGYPVGIIANARGVLFSEEAQKAAQFIQLANARDTPLLFLQNTTGYMVGTAYERAGIIKHGAMMVNAVANSRVPHLTVTLGASYGAGNYGMCGRAYEPRFLFTWPAAKSAVMGPAQLAGVLSMVARQAAAAKGAPYDDEADAGLRAMVENQIESQSLAPFLSGRLYDDGVIDPRDTRTVLGLCLSAIHSAPVQGAEHFGVFRM
- a CDS encoding acyl-CoA dehydrogenase family protein, translated to MTSYTETSERQQLREQVFKLGSTFGGEYMRACTAEGRKTTELWDAVAQAGYLGVAVDEQWGGGGGDIGDLAAVMEELSAAGCPLLLMVVSPAICGTVIQQFGTAEQKDRWMPGFADGSLTMVFAITEPDAGSNSHNLATNVRHDEETGEWVLNGGKYYISGVDEASHVLVVARHRQPDGTLGLPSAFIVPTDAPGFTKQVIPMDIAMPEKQFTLFLDDVRVPADALVGDATAGLAQLFAGLNPERIMGAASALGMARYALDKATEYARTRQVWSTPIGAHQGIAHPLAHCAIQVELARLMMQKAAALYVAGEKGAGEVANMAKYAAAEASIAAVDQAVQTHGGNGLASEYGLGSLVVASRLARIAPVSREMILNYVAQHTLKLPRSY
- a CDS encoding biotin carboxylase N-terminal domain-containing protein; its protein translation is MIERMLVANRGEIARRVQAACRARGISTAAVFSDPDAGARFVLEADVAVRLPGSSPAETYLRIDAVVAAALACGADAVHPGYGFLSENAAFARAVLAAGLTWVGPTPESIDAMGSKVAAKALVAAAGVPVLAELDPASVTEADLPILVKASAGGGGRGMREVHALAELEEAVAAAQREAASAFGDGTVFCEPLLRGARHVEVQLMADTHGTVWTLHERDCSLQRRHQKIVEESPSPGVDATTRTRLHAAARAAAGALGYVGAGTVELLLGDDGRLAFLEVNTRLQVEHPVTEAVHGIDLVGWQIAVAEGAVLPAEPPAAHGHAVEVRLYAEDPSQDWRPASGTLHRLHVPGVDTEFGVPPGAHGLRLDSGVVDGDEVGVHYDPMLAKLIAHGPDRASALRRLVTALRGAEIHGLTTNRGLLVGLLTHPAFTTGGVDTGWLDARDPATLVAGPARVDLAVLAAALVLAERGGSRRATPTGWRNLPSAPVRTTFTHGDDEHVVDHLLVHGRLQSAGDVDHAGVELVSLTPTGAVLAVDGVRHAFRVAVHGAQVEVDSPLGAVSLRWQDPLPEPRAVLAAGAMVAPMPGAVVRVSVTQGQLVAAGDEVLVLEAMKMEHRVLAPTAGTVASVAVAQGDQVAAGTVLAVVSADVPEDAAEPAEERA